From the genome of Thiovibrio frasassiensis:
ATTCCTTTTCCGCCAGCAGGAGAAATTTGGGCAGGCTTTTGCGGCGGACATCGTGGGCCAGATAGATGACCCCGTTTTCCGCCAGCAATGCGCGGAAGATATTCAAAAGCGGGGTGAAAAACTCTTCCCGGAAAAGAATTTCGGCCCCGATGATGGTGTCGAAGCGCGGCAGGGTCGGCGGTTTCAGCCAGTCGAGCAACCGGCACTCCACCCCTTTGAGCCCGCTGGCCGCGGCGCTGACCCGTTGAAAATCGAGAATGTGGGGCTCGTAATCGGTCAGGGTCACACGGTAGCCGGCCATGGCGGCGGCAAGACCCGGGGCGCCGAGGCCGGCACCGAGTTCGATCAGGCTTTGCCCCTCTTTGGCCGGCGGGGTGGTGAGCATGAGGTCCGCCAGGACCATTGCGGCTTCCCAGAGTTTTACCCAGAAGGGAAATTCTTCCACATTCTTGAAGGGATCTTTTCCGGCCAGAAGCG
Proteins encoded in this window:
- a CDS encoding class I SAM-dependent methyltransferase produces the protein MDPTLLPEKQYARLREIRKTYTVDFQPLHLRGKEIQLLQVTDLEPLLAGKDPFKNVEEFPFWVKLWEAAMVLADLMLTTPPAKEGQSLIELGAGLGAPGLAAAMAGYRVTLTDYEPHILDFQRVSAAASGLKGVECRLLDWLKPPTLPRFDTIIGAEILFREEFFTPLLNIFRALLAENGVIYLAHDVRRKSLPKFLLLAEKEYEIAVSARKMRSEDKELTIIVNRLTRRS